In Notamacropus eugenii isolate mMacEug1 chromosome 1, mMacEug1.pri_v2, whole genome shotgun sequence, one genomic interval encodes:
- the OSBPL2 gene encoding oxysterol-binding protein-related protein 2 isoform X3 has product MPIVFNEPLSFLQRITEYMEHIYLIHKASFQTQPLERMKAVAAFAVSAVASQWERTGKPFNPLLGETYELIRDDLGFRFISEQVSHHPPISAFYSEGLNQDFIFHGSIYPKLKFWGKSVEAEPRGTITLELLKHNEAYTWTNPTCCVHNIIIGKLWIEQYGTVEILNHSTGDKCVLNFKSCGLFGKELHKIEGYIQDKSKKKLFMIYGKWTECLWGIDPVSYESFKKHEKKGDHQKKAKPGNETEKSESDVVDDVPEILDTVQVIPGSELLWRINTRPPNSSQMYNFTSFTVSLNELETGMEKILAPTDCRLRPDIRGMENGNLDLASQEKERLEEKQREARKERAKEEKEWHTRWFYQGINPYTGTSDWLYSGGYFERNFSDCPDIY; this is encoded by the exons ATGCCTATTGTCTTCAATGAGCCATTGAGTTTCCTCCAGCGAATTACTGAATACATGGAACATATATACCTCATTCATAAAGCTTCTTTTCAAACACAGCCCTTGGAAAGAATGAAG GCTGTAGCTGCTTTTGCAGTTTCGGCTGTGGCTTCTCAGTGGGAGAGGACTGGTAAACCGTTTAATCCTCTACTGGGGGAAACATACGAATTAATCAG GGATGATTTAGGATTCAGATTTATATCTGAACAGGTCAGTCACCATCCTCCCATTAGTGCATTTTATTCAGAAGGTCTCAATCAGGACTTTATCTTTCATGGCTCAATCTACCCCAAATTGAAGTTCTGGGGAAAAAGTGTAGAAGCAGAGCCCCGAGGAACAATTACACTGGAGCTTCTCAA ACATAATGAAGCTTACACGTGGACAAATCCTACCTGCTGTGTACATAATATAATTATTGGCAAATTGTGGATAGAACAGTATGGAACAGTAGAAATTTTAAATCACAG TACTGGAGATAAGTGTGTACTTAACTTTAAATCATGTGGGCTGTTTGGGAAAGAACTTCACAAAATAGAAGGATACATTCAAGACAAAAG CAAAAAGAAGCTCTTTATGATATATGGCAAATGGACGGAATGTTTATGGGGCATAGATCCTGTTTCCTATGAGTCCttcaaaaagcatgaaaagaaaggTGACCACCAGAAAAAAGCAAAACCG GGGAATGAGACTGAAAAATCTGAGAGTGATGTGGTTGATGATGTGCCTGAGATCCTTGATACAGTGCAAGTCATACCTGGAAGTGAGCTCCTTTGGAGGATAAACACAAGGCCTCCAAATTCGTCTCAG ATGTATAATTTTACCAGTTTTACTGTGAGCCTCAATGAACTAGAAACGGGCATGGAAAAGATTTTAGCTCCTACAGATTGCCGCCTTCGTCCAGATATCAGAGGCATGGAAAATGGTAACCTAG ATTTAGCCagtcaggaaaaagaaagactagaagaaaagcaaagagaagccCGGAAGGAACGTgccaaagaggagaaagaatggcACACCAG